Proteins found in one Mustela lutreola isolate mMusLut2 chromosome 10, mMusLut2.pri, whole genome shotgun sequence genomic segment:
- the RIMS3 gene encoding regulating synaptic membrane exocytosis protein 3 produces MFNGEPGPASAAASRNVVRSSSISGEICSSQQAGGGPGTTTAKKRRSSLGAKMVAIVGLTQWSKSTLQLPQSEGATKKLRSTIRRSTETGIAVEMRSRVTRQGSRESTDGSTNSNSSEGTFIFPTTRLGAESQFSDFLDGLGPAQIVGRQTLATPPMGDVHIAIIDRSGQLEVEVIEARGLTPKPGSKSLPATYIKVYLLENGACLAKKKTKVAKKTCDPLYQQALLFDEGPQGKVLQVIVWGDYGRMDHKCFMGMAQIMLDELDLTAAVTGWYKLFPTSSVADSTLGSLTRRLSQSSLESATSPSCS; encoded by the exons ATGTTTAACGGGGAGCCAGGTCCGGCCTCGGCCGCGGCCTCCAGGAACGTGGTTCGGAGCTCCAGCATCAGTGGTGAGATCTGCAGCTCCCAGCAAGCTGGGGGTGGGCCTGGGACCACCACAGCCAAGAAGCGGCGCAGCAGCCTCGGGGCCAAGATGGTGGCCATCGTGGGCCTGACCCAGTGGAGCAAGAGCACGCTGCAGCTGCCCCAGTCTG AAGGGGCTACCAAGAAGCTGCGCAGCACCATCCGACGGAGCACGGAGACGGGCATCGCTGTGGAGATGCGGAGTCGGGTCACACGCCAGGGCAGCCGGGAGTCAACGGATGGGAGCACCAACAGCAACAGCTCCGAGGGCAC GTTCATTTTCCCTACTACCCGGCTTGGGGCTGAAAGCCAGTTCAGTGATTTCCTGGATGGGCTGGGACCAGCCCAGATTGTGGGGCGACAGACATTGGCGACGCCACCGATGG GGGACGTGCACATTGCCATCATAGACCGGAGTGGCCAGCTGGAGGTGGAAGTGATTGAGGCTCGAGGcctgacccccaaaccaggcTCCAAATCCCTCCCAG CCACCTATATCAAGGTTTACCTGCTTGAAAACGGGGCCTGCTTGGCCAAAAAGAAGACTAAGGTGGCCAAGAAGACCTGTGATCCCCTGTACCAGCAGGCTCTGCTCTTCGATGAGGGGCCCCAGGGCAAGGTGCTGCAG gtGATCGTCTGGGGAGACTACGGCCGCATGGACCACAAATGCTTCATGGGCATGGCCCAGATCATGCTGGACGAGCTGGACCTGACCGCCGCGGTCACCGGCTGGTACAAACTCTTCCCCACGTCCTCAGTGGCAGACTCTACACTTGGATCCCTCACCAGGCGCCTGTCCCAGTCCTCCCTGGAGAGTGCCACCAGCCCCTCGTGCTCCTAA